Proteins encoded within one genomic window of Mesobacillus subterraneus:
- a CDS encoding type III restriction-modification system endonuclease — translation MDLILKRNLSHQTIPIERLCSIFSNVGIQKPMKSIENPIIDLKSPYLYQNIKRLQDDLPSSMQGVSQGETDYLNVDIKMETGTGKTYVYTKTIYELNKLYGFKKFIVAVPSLAIKAGTANFMKIQSNINHFKNVCGYKTEIKLRTVESIKTKKGSKKYMPNSIRDFVTSSNLQRNTIEVLLVNMQHLKESKNGVLVRNDYDSHIEGYYRPIDAISATRPITIIDEPHRFSRENATFKFIEEQVKPQLIIRFGATFPSKFIGRGRNKVEVKDYQNLIYDLNIHKAFEQNLIKGVAKEHVESPGNEEEAYKILTMKKGEFVRFQKTALNEQNQTIKTTKDLKVHDSLSLLSPKLSGITIEGILATKVNLSNGEEKFTGDVFFADVFATSYVRESIRLALKRHFETERENFKRKFKIKTLALFFIDDIYSYRDNDIKEPYLKHIFEEELRRKLKEEFKKCDDSEIEYRNYLEESLANIKESHAGYFSQDNVSTEEEIEKEVNTILFEKEKLLSLVDKDGKANTTRFIFSKWTLKEGWDNPNIFTIAKLRSSGSDNSKLQEIGRGLRLPVDETGNRIENETFTLNYIVDFTEKDFVKKLEKEIYGDTSFEQKVLTSEQIEKIATNKGVSKEEVVIELMGKGFISFEREIKTDKLQEFINEYPEIFNKLDKNRIRDRNVDKNQKVAIRKDNYMKLKNLWEQLNEKYYLHFDTIEDDILIGIVSDVITEDMINKTVRRTKREISEMVQGELIFNMTLDSIDSSVDDTFNYGIFLKAVAESTNLAIPLIHQGIVKASKLKKIENAFFTKDTVRSFSVYFKQRIYDELLKIYSYRQLPNTTVHPTELTEENGNPRDYVKTSAYLGVNERKGTPLENYLYDTILFDSEIEENNISENISSVEVFGKIPKRTMQIPFIDGSTYSPDFMYVIKDKVGKPTINLVVESKGVKKKQDLRGTEDHKIQAANKLFKMVKEEEFKDKYKGQTNLGDLGDMLSKKGISVTYTRQTNNETILGIVNQLIDKN, via the coding sequence TTGGATTTGATTTTAAAGAGAAATTTATCACACCAAACGATTCCGATTGAGAGGCTTTGTTCAATATTCTCAAATGTCGGTATACAAAAACCTATGAAAAGTATTGAAAATCCAATCATTGATTTAAAAAGTCCATATTTGTATCAAAACATAAAAAGGTTGCAGGATGATCTCCCATCCAGTATGCAGGGAGTAAGTCAGGGTGAAACAGATTATTTGAATGTTGATATAAAAATGGAGACAGGTACAGGTAAAACTTATGTATATACCAAGACCATTTATGAACTAAATAAATTGTATGGGTTCAAAAAGTTCATTGTAGCAGTTCCCTCATTGGCAATTAAGGCTGGAACTGCAAACTTTATGAAAATACAAAGCAATATTAATCATTTTAAAAACGTTTGTGGTTATAAAACAGAAATAAAGCTAAGAACAGTTGAAAGTATTAAGACAAAAAAGGGTTCAAAAAAATATATGCCTAACAGCATTCGTGATTTCGTAACCTCATCAAATCTCCAGAGAAATACGATTGAAGTATTGTTAGTTAATATGCAACATTTAAAAGAAAGCAAGAATGGTGTATTGGTACGGAATGATTACGATTCCCATATAGAAGGCTATTATAGACCGATTGATGCCATTTCTGCCACCAGACCAATTACAATAATTGATGAACCACATCGTTTTAGCCGTGAAAATGCTACATTCAAATTTATTGAGGAACAAGTAAAACCACAGCTGATTATACGTTTTGGTGCCACCTTTCCTAGTAAATTCATTGGTAGAGGTAGAAATAAAGTTGAAGTAAAGGATTACCAAAACTTAATATACGACTTAAATATTCATAAGGCATTTGAACAAAACCTGATTAAAGGTGTAGCAAAAGAGCATGTTGAAAGTCCAGGTAATGAAGAAGAAGCATATAAAATTTTAACAATGAAGAAGGGCGAGTTTGTTCGATTTCAAAAAACAGCTTTAAATGAACAAAATCAGACTATTAAAACAACAAAAGATTTGAAAGTACATGATTCGTTGAGTTTACTCTCCCCAAAACTTTCAGGTATTACAATAGAGGGTATATTGGCTACTAAGGTGAATTTAAGCAATGGGGAAGAAAAGTTCACAGGAGATGTATTCTTTGCGGATGTGTTTGCTACTTCTTACGTTAGGGAATCAATAAGGCTAGCCTTAAAAAGACATTTTGAGACAGAACGAGAAAACTTCAAACGGAAGTTCAAGATCAAAACATTAGCCTTATTCTTTATTGATGATATCTACTCATATCGAGATAATGATATAAAAGAGCCTTATTTAAAGCATATCTTTGAAGAAGAATTAAGGAGGAAACTGAAGGAAGAGTTCAAAAAGTGTGATGACTCGGAGATAGAATATAGGAACTATCTTGAAGAGTCGCTTGCAAATATTAAAGAATCTCATGCTGGATATTTCTCTCAAGACAATGTTTCGACGGAAGAAGAAATCGAAAAAGAAGTTAATACAATTCTTTTTGAGAAGGAAAAACTCTTGAGCCTAGTAGATAAGGATGGTAAAGCTAATACAACACGCTTTATCTTCTCAAAATGGACACTAAAAGAAGGATGGGACAATCCCAATATCTTTACGATTGCTAAGTTACGTTCTAGTGGAAGTGATAACAGCAAATTGCAAGAAATAGGACGAGGATTACGCCTGCCGGTTGATGAAACTGGAAATAGGATTGAAAATGAAACCTTTACGCTGAATTATATTGTAGACTTTACAGAAAAGGACTTTGTAAAAAAGTTAGAAAAGGAAATTTATGGGGATACATCTTTTGAACAAAAGGTTCTTACATCTGAACAAATTGAAAAAATTGCTACAAATAAAGGCGTAAGTAAAGAAGAAGTTGTTATCGAACTTATGGGCAAAGGTTTTATTTCGTTCGAAAGAGAGATAAAAACGGACAAGCTACAAGAATTCATCAATGAATACCCTGAAATTTTCAATAAACTTGATAAGAATAGAATACGAGACAGAAATGTTGATAAAAACCAAAAGGTTGCCATTCGTAAGGATAATTACATGAAGTTAAAGAATTTGTGGGAACAGCTAAATGAAAAATACTATCTACACTTTGACACCATTGAAGACGATATACTCATTGGTATAGTTTCGGATGTAATCACTGAGGACATGATAAATAAAACTGTTAGACGAACGAAAAGAGAAATATCAGAAATGGTGCAGGGTGAATTAATTTTTAATATGACGCTAGATTCAATAGATAGTTCAGTTGATGATACTTTTAATTATGGAATATTTTTAAAAGCGGTAGCAGAAAGTACAAATCTTGCTATACCTTTAATTCATCAAGGAATAGTAAAAGCATCGAAACTGAAAAAGATAGAAAATGCTTTTTTTACAAAGGATACTGTAAGAAGTTTTTCTGTTTATTTTAAACAGCGAATTTATGATGAACTATTGAAAATATATTCTTATAGACAATTACCAAATACAACCGTTCATCCTACAGAACTAACTGAAGAAAATGGGAATCCGAGGGATTATGTAAAGACTTCTGCTTATTTAGGTGTGAATGAAAGAAAAGGAACACCATTAGAAAACTACTTGTATGATACTATCTTATTTGATTCCGAAATTGAGGAAAACAATATAAGTGAGAATATCAGTAGTGTCGAGGTATTTGGGAAAATTCCAAAACGCACCATGCAAATACCTTTCATTGATGGAAGTACGTACAGTCCAGATTTCATGTATGTAATTAAGGATAAAGTAGGAAAACCTACAATTAACCTAGTTGTTGAGAGTAAAGGAGTAAAGAAAAAGCAAGATCTTAGAGGTACAGAGGATCATAAAATACAGGCTGCAAATAAACTCTTTAAGATGGTTAAAGAAGAAGAATTTAAGGATAAATATAAAGGACAAACAAATTTGGGTGATTTAGGCGATATGTTGAGCAAAAAAGGAATCAGCGTTACCTATACAAGGCAAACAAACAATGAAACAATACTTGGCATTGTAAATCAACTCATTGATAAAAACTAA